A window of the Glaciimonas sp. CA11.2 genome harbors these coding sequences:
- a CDS encoding MdtA/MuxA family multidrug efflux RND transporter periplasmic adaptor subunit has translation MTSEQPNSTENKPVGSFRRWWWLLLIIVLGGAAYFFWGRNTQQADGQSATMQSGGKGRRGMAGGPNSVMPVGVASATIADVHIYLSGLGSVTPEATATVKSRVDGQLMKLHFKEGQTVKAGALLAELDPRPYQVLVTQAEGQLGHDNALLKAAQIDLKRYQTLLAQDSIASQLVDTQAALVKQYAGTVQADQGTLDNARLQLLYSRVTAPISGRLGLRQVDLGNVVHASDTNGVVIITQLQPITAIFSIPEDNIPSVMKQIQAGKTLPAEAWDRSQANKLATGQFVTIDNQVDATTGTVKLRAVFPNTDYALFPSQFINVRMLLDTLSGATVVPSAAIQRGSSGNFVYVVKADKTVTIRPVTVGPVEGQNTSIAKGITAGEIVVVDGVDKLREGAKVEPVKRGAGGAIGDAASPTNSQKHGHRRQAGQDASAAASASASASADASSGGKPAQTTGSTDAKVDSKADSKSASPQPAKQP, from the coding sequence ATGACATCAGAGCAACCAAATTCTACGGAAAATAAACCTGTCGGGTCATTCCGTCGTTGGTGGTGGCTATTGTTGATCATTGTATTAGGGGGTGCGGCATACTTCTTCTGGGGCCGCAATACACAGCAAGCGGACGGTCAAAGCGCAACAATGCAGAGCGGTGGTAAAGGTCGCCGTGGCATGGCAGGCGGCCCAAACAGCGTTATGCCGGTTGGTGTGGCCAGCGCTACTATCGCCGATGTGCATATTTATCTATCTGGCCTTGGTAGCGTCACACCCGAAGCCACCGCAACGGTCAAAAGCCGCGTCGACGGGCAATTAATGAAGTTACATTTTAAAGAAGGCCAAACTGTCAAAGCTGGTGCTTTATTAGCAGAACTCGATCCACGTCCTTATCAGGTTCTGGTTACCCAAGCGGAAGGCCAACTTGGTCATGACAACGCATTACTAAAGGCTGCACAAATTGATCTGAAGCGCTATCAGACTTTATTGGCGCAAGATTCCATCGCTAGCCAGTTAGTCGATACCCAGGCCGCACTCGTCAAACAATACGCCGGTACAGTTCAAGCAGATCAGGGCACGTTAGACAATGCACGGCTACAACTTCTCTATTCGCGCGTGACTGCGCCGATTAGCGGTCGACTTGGTTTGCGGCAGGTTGATTTGGGTAATGTCGTGCACGCTTCGGATACCAATGGTGTGGTAATCATTACGCAATTGCAACCGATTACCGCCATTTTTAGCATTCCGGAAGACAATATTCCTAGTGTCATGAAGCAAATTCAGGCTGGCAAAACATTGCCCGCGGAAGCGTGGGATCGCTCGCAGGCCAATAAATTGGCCACCGGTCAATTTGTCACCATCGACAATCAGGTCGATGCCACAACCGGCACTGTCAAATTAAGAGCGGTTTTCCCTAACACCGACTACGCGTTGTTTCCGAGTCAGTTCATTAATGTGCGGATGTTGCTTGATACTTTATCCGGTGCGACCGTCGTTCCAAGCGCAGCCATCCAGCGCGGAAGCAGCGGCAACTTTGTGTATGTCGTCAAAGCCGACAAGACGGTTACTATCCGTCCAGTGACCGTTGGCCCAGTAGAAGGTCAAAATACTTCTATCGCCAAGGGAATAACAGCGGGCGAAATCGTGGTGGTAGACGGCGTCGATAAGCTGCGTGAAGGTGCAAAAGTAGAACCGGTCAAGCGCGGTGCAGGTGGCGCAATTGGCGATGCAGCAAGCCCGACCAATAGTCAGAAACATGGCCACCGCCGTCAAGCTGGTCAAGATGCTTCAGCAGCAGCGTCAGCTAGTGCCAGTGCCAGTGCCGATGCTTCCAGCGGTGGCAAACCGGCGCAGACGACAGGCTCGACGGATGCAAAGGTTGATTCAAAAGCTGACTCCAAGTCTGCTTCCCCGCAGCCAGCGAAACAGCCATAA
- a CDS encoding response regulator gives MDTTAHILVVDDDREIRTLLAEYLDANGLRTLTANNGAEMRRVMEEARVDLIVLDLTLPGEDGLTLCRTLRAHPTHFGIPVIMLTARGEPLDRILGLEMGADDYLSKPFEPRELFARIRSVLRRTQALPPNMATPEAQQIQFAGLTLDLIARHLVNREGVVVALSGAEYRILKVFLDHPNRILNRDQLLELTQGREADPFDRSVDIQISRLRQKLGDDARTPSIIKTVRNEGYVLATSVSVES, from the coding sequence ATGGATACTACTGCTCACATATTGGTGGTCGATGACGATCGCGAAATTCGCACTTTACTGGCTGAATATTTGGACGCCAACGGTTTGCGCACATTAACGGCGAACAACGGTGCCGAAATGCGTCGGGTAATGGAGGAGGCGCGGGTTGATCTGATCGTGCTCGATCTTACTTTGCCGGGCGAAGATGGATTGACGCTTTGCCGGACGCTGCGTGCGCATCCTACGCATTTTGGGATCCCAGTTATTATGTTAACTGCGCGAGGCGAGCCGCTTGACCGGATTCTCGGTCTGGAAATGGGGGCTGACGATTATTTGTCCAAGCCGTTCGAGCCGCGCGAATTGTTTGCGCGTATCCGCAGTGTATTACGTCGAACACAAGCGCTGCCGCCCAATATGGCAACGCCGGAAGCGCAGCAAATTCAGTTTGCCGGTTTGACGCTCGATCTGATCGCCCGCCATTTGGTCAATCGGGAGGGCGTCGTTGTCGCGCTATCGGGAGCGGAGTACCGGATACTGAAGGTTTTCCTCGATCATCCGAATCGTATTCTGAACCGTGATCAATTGCTGGAGCTGACGCAAGGTCGTGAGGCTGATCCCTTTGACCGTTCGGTGGATATTCAAATTAGTCGTTTACGACAAAAGCTGGGCGACGACGCCCGCACGCCAAGTATCATTAAAACGGTGCGTAACGAAGGCTATGTTCTGGCAACGTCGGTTTCGGTCGAGTCGTGA
- a CDS encoding Spy/CpxP family protein refolding chaperone: protein MFKFRKQLLIGITAIGFGAMGMSAHAQNTTGGVPAVEKAEAAQMHQPPTPEQRAKFEARMAKRQAKLHDELKITPAQEGAWKTYIGQMKPNPSGMPMHRPSEEEWAKQTAPERMDHRIDMMKKMETRMGERAAALKQFYAVLTPEQQKVLDKHFSHHHRGHGGPRGHWGEQAGK from the coding sequence ATGTTTAAGTTTCGCAAACAACTTTTGATCGGCATCACCGCTATTGGCTTTGGCGCCATGGGGATGAGTGCCCACGCCCAAAATACCACCGGTGGTGTACCTGCCGTTGAAAAAGCGGAAGCTGCGCAAATGCATCAACCTCCAACGCCTGAACAACGCGCAAAATTTGAAGCGCGTATGGCTAAACGACAAGCCAAATTGCACGATGAGCTAAAAATTACTCCCGCACAAGAAGGTGCCTGGAAAACCTACATTGGTCAAATGAAGCCAAACCCTTCAGGTATGCCAATGCACCGTCCAAGTGAAGAAGAATGGGCCAAACAAACAGCGCCTGAGCGTATGGATCATCGTATCGACATGATGAAAAAAATGGAAACACGCATGGGCGAACGTGCCGCCGCGTTGAAACAGTTCTATGCAGTGTTGACGCCAGAACAACAAAAAGTCCTGGATAAACATTTTAGCCATCATCACCGTGGCCATGGTGGCCCTCGTGGTCATTGGGGCGAGCAAGCAGGAAAGTAA
- a CDS encoding ATP-binding protein, which yields MKNFFDSVANRVFLILLAGVLVAAGATSWLADNERRNAFRELYDFRIAERVEQIVLSLDDVSPDMRETVLQASENFGLEASLANDTENVAPDNASLAALLRTRLGTNRQIVVSKQIGCNWRPGRLAGLGGPGGPAERGRPRVDECQVVYVSLKDGALLKLKLRMMRDPGGLRGRPPGLPAFSPYFALFLLLIGLLAYVVAKMTARPIKRLAAAASALGRDIDRPPLKAVGPTEIRQAANAFNAMQARIKRQIQHRTHMLAAITHDLQTPLTRLRLRFEKVNDLDLRHKLIEDLAVMQGMVREGLDLARSMDSAEAMQLLDIDSLLDSVCADAADAGQDVTLKGLTRASIMAQPNALRRCLTNLVDNAVKYGRYARLQISREGAGDLTQIVITVRDGGAGIPEDQLAAVFEPFFRLETSRSRDTGGTGLGLTIARNIAENHRAGLTLRNHPEGGLEVTLRLPGNG from the coding sequence GTGAAGAATTTTTTTGACTCAGTTGCTAATCGGGTATTCCTCATTTTACTTGCCGGGGTGTTAGTCGCCGCTGGCGCTACCAGTTGGCTGGCGGATAACGAACGCCGTAACGCATTCCGTGAGTTGTATGATTTCCGAATCGCCGAACGGGTGGAACAGATCGTGCTGTCGTTGGACGACGTCAGCCCCGACATGCGCGAGACGGTATTGCAGGCTAGTGAAAATTTTGGGCTGGAAGCCAGTCTGGCGAACGATACCGAAAACGTCGCTCCAGACAATGCCTCCCTTGCTGCGTTATTAAGAACCAGGCTGGGTACAAACCGCCAAATCGTCGTATCCAAACAGATTGGGTGTAATTGGCGGCCTGGTAGATTAGCTGGTCTGGGCGGCCCCGGTGGTCCGGCTGAACGTGGTAGACCAAGGGTTGACGAATGTCAGGTGGTGTATGTTAGCTTGAAAGATGGCGCTTTACTTAAACTGAAGTTGCGTATGATGCGAGACCCTGGCGGTCTGCGCGGACGTCCGCCCGGCTTGCCTGCTTTCTCGCCATATTTCGCTTTATTTTTGCTCTTAATTGGATTACTCGCGTACGTGGTCGCAAAAATGACCGCGCGTCCGATTAAGAGACTTGCGGCGGCGGCGTCCGCGCTTGGTCGCGATATTGACCGTCCTCCCTTGAAAGCGGTAGGGCCGACGGAAATCCGCCAGGCGGCAAATGCATTCAACGCGATGCAGGCCAGAATCAAACGGCAAATTCAGCATCGTACCCACATGCTGGCGGCGATCACGCATGATTTGCAAACGCCATTAACCCGATTGCGGTTGCGATTCGAAAAGGTGAATGATCTCGATTTGCGCCATAAATTGATCGAGGATTTGGCAGTAATGCAAGGCATGGTGCGCGAAGGTTTGGATTTGGCGCGCAGCATGGATTCGGCAGAAGCGATGCAATTGCTCGACATCGACTCGCTGCTTGATAGCGTCTGCGCGGATGCAGCCGATGCTGGTCAGGACGTGACGCTGAAAGGCCTGACGCGGGCGTCGATTATGGCCCAGCCCAATGCTTTACGCCGCTGTCTCACCAATTTGGTCGACAACGCCGTCAAATATGGTCGCTATGCCCGTTTGCAAATAAGTCGCGAAGGTGCAGGAGATCTCACTCAGATCGTGATAACGGTACGCGATGGCGGTGCGGGAATTCCGGAGGATCAACTGGCCGCAGTATTCGAACCGTTTTTCCGGCTTGAAACATCGCGTTCACGGGATACCGGGGGGACGGGTTTGGGATTGACGATTGCGCGTAATATCGCTGAGAATCACCGAGCAGGATTGACGTTGAGAAATCATCCGGAGGGTGGGTTGGAGGTTACTTTGCGATTGCCGGGAAATGGGTAG
- a CDS encoding glycine zipper family protein, with translation MNKPFLNKPKKIIAAAAVLMLGGCVGVPTGPNVMAMPGAGKSYDQFRNDDNDCHRYAQDRVGPGAGQATADNATGTAVAGTLIGATVGALIGAASGRAGAGAAIGAGGGLLVGSSAASNNADRSGAGIQRQYNNVYTQCMYAKGNRVPVPAGYDDNRRPRYAPAPPPDYYAPQQRGYNTPPDYVPY, from the coding sequence GTGAACAAACCATTTCTGAACAAGCCTAAAAAAATCATCGCTGCTGCAGCCGTATTAATGCTGGGTGGATGCGTGGGTGTGCCGACTGGGCCGAACGTGATGGCCATGCCGGGCGCTGGCAAAAGTTATGACCAGTTCCGGAACGATGATAACGATTGCCATCGCTATGCGCAGGACCGGGTGGGGCCAGGTGCAGGGCAGGCTACAGCAGATAATGCTACCGGAACAGCCGTTGCAGGTACGTTAATTGGTGCGACAGTCGGTGCTTTGATCGGTGCAGCAAGCGGCCGTGCTGGCGCGGGCGCAGCAATCGGCGCAGGTGGTGGATTGCTGGTCGGTAGTTCAGCAGCAAGCAACAATGCTGATCGTAGCGGTGCTGGTATCCAACGCCAATATAACAATGTGTACACCCAGTGTATGTATGCAAAGGGCAATCGCGTACCAGTGCCGGCGGGCTATGACGACAATCGCCGCCCTCGCTATGCCCCTGCACCACCGCCTGATTATTATGCTCCGCAGCAACGTGGATACAATACGCCGCCGGATTATGTGCCTTATTGA